The following are from one region of the Rhodopirellula sp. P2 genome:
- a CDS encoding tetratricopeptide repeat protein, which yields MRESGATFVRRCRLSSSGSNRVKPLRPPTDWHPQRCNRWTRLVRSESVVAFSRKTLQLGLLLTCFTSFPTSMGCRGIGRFGESRQSIAARRLSRQGLKAMRQGEWAVAETLFTEALDVSSVNDAAHRGMSESLWQKGQQDDAIEHLEKAVQLSAGDPKHMQRLGRMYLEVGRVDEATRQCQIALDSDREWAALWALWGDCQVARNEKDEALAAYHRALSLQPDYPYVQLRTAEIYHQQKRYDRLLATLDRIREDADVIGDMDEAIRPGAADLLRGIAMRELGRSEESVQYFIASAQKNPSDATSRLQLASIAVETGQPQIAQTWLAQAMRLDPAAVRDAGWNVETWSATPPGMISPEDAPLETSLPPIIAAQPDAIRPWLQ from the coding sequence ATGCGTGAGAGTGGCGCCACGTTTGTCAGGCGGTGCCGCTTGTCTTCTTCCGGATCGAACCGCGTGAAACCCCTGCGTCCTCCAACCGATTGGCATCCCCAGCGATGCAACCGCTGGACGCGTCTGGTCCGATCGGAGTCGGTTGTTGCGTTTTCCAGGAAGACGCTGCAGCTAGGATTGTTGCTGACGTGTTTCACGTCCTTTCCCACCTCGATGGGGTGCCGCGGGATCGGTCGATTTGGCGAAAGCCGGCAGTCGATCGCAGCCCGTCGCCTGTCACGACAAGGGCTCAAGGCGATGCGACAAGGTGAATGGGCCGTCGCCGAAACACTCTTCACCGAGGCGCTCGACGTCTCCAGTGTCAACGACGCGGCGCATCGCGGAATGTCGGAGTCCTTGTGGCAAAAAGGCCAGCAAGACGATGCGATCGAGCACCTCGAAAAAGCGGTTCAACTTTCCGCCGGGGACCCCAAGCACATGCAGCGGTTGGGGCGGATGTACCTCGAAGTTGGGCGGGTCGACGAAGCAACGCGTCAGTGCCAAATCGCGTTGGATTCGGATCGTGAGTGGGCCGCTTTGTGGGCCTTGTGGGGGGATTGTCAGGTCGCTCGCAATGAAAAGGACGAGGCTTTGGCGGCGTACCATCGTGCGTTGTCGTTGCAGCCCGACTACCCGTATGTCCAATTGCGAACGGCCGAGATCTACCATCAACAGAAGCGTTACGATCGCCTGCTCGCGACGTTGGACCGAATTCGCGAGGACGCGGATGTCATCGGTGACATGGATGAAGCGATTCGGCCCGGAGCGGCCGATTTGCTGCGAGGCATCGCGATGCGAGAACTGGGACGTAGCGAAGAGTCGGTTCAGTATTTCATTGCGTCGGCACAAAAGAATCCCAGCGATGCGACCTCGCGATTGCAGTTGGCGTCCATTGCGGTCGAGACCGGCCAGCCTCAAATTGCTCAGACCTGGCTGGCTCAGGCAATGCGATTGGATCCTGCCGCTGTTCGCGACGCCGGATGGAATGTGGAGACCTGGTCGGCAACACCACCGGGAATGATTTCGCCAGAGGACGCCCCCCTCGAAACATCACTGCCGCCCATCATTGCTGCTCAGCCCGACGCCATTCGTCCTTGGCTTCAGTGA
- a CDS encoding DNA repair ATPase, with protein MAEDASPEAAWLPGAAGDGGSEAGISQDAPAQMSGGTYEVLRNRLRTAAGDLRDRLAKLNEDRGEVFGNIETRLLATQRVTTEHNCVPRDIVSIGDEFLFGYNVQFGLKTEIELADVFSIYHMESNEFHERQLKRIMDDRFVSDFHELYRFYKDTTFLRFFVSGPILHMVFRVGKTARDIKSFKWRRSSEGLQYIDNRSDHEVRLPDQHEFRWLRTTRDMHHYGEHPHISIDDRVFVETVGGDLTIKVENNTSVGEGIYAEPVDNFDQKLDDAEIHYAIVGHLVLLKIKPYQESQFRYIIFNGKINQAIRLDEIQHACVMLPGDQGLIFPGGYYLQSGEFKRFDHGLVDMRYERTINSPNGEDSLYLFSNVEDGTYIQLRYNQIRQSVDTPLVCHGQTFFEAGEMVCFKGQDTPQKHHAIQLWQTPFTSENYLPDNQTDSLLFKIGNKDLVRGMAECSELLQLIEKDDSYNDLYVDLSKKSGDVLDSYFWIDNEETHHLAEPLRKIRETAGAAIEEYEKVVRVRQATAKQTRQAQSDTNATLKEIERSRFTSIDQFVASLAKLRVQRGRAIALRELRFVDVAIVEELETITAEQSDRLSRRCVEFLLDENALQPYRDRVGEAETRVPEIKGVSQAKALESEIDQSAADLELLTETVSNLQIDDATQRTTIIDSIGDVFATVNRVRSALKNRKQELIGVEGRAEFASQLKLLEQTTTGYLDVCDTPTRCDEYLTKVMVQLEELEGRFAEFDEFIETLASRREDVYGAFESRKVSLVEKRNRRAEALSSAAERILNGIQHRVSNMESIDQIAAYFAGDLMVGKIRSLIGELDELGDAVRVGDLQSRLKTLREDALRGLKDRQDLYEEGGDVIRLGERKFAVNTQPLDLTTVLRSNELCLHLTGTQYFDPIDDERLIAARDIWNQSLISENSDVYRAEFLAMDLFESGQAESIQDLESLTAAWVAERMAGRFDEGYAKGVHDVDTAIILRGLMELDRSVGLLRHAPSLRTASQLWWQCFLDTKQRTQMKHWIAGFAKLAIAFPLAQPAVEFRQHLTELASEHQSEWIGLFESVVTPERIADYLFEQLTNAPDRIAISGQAHSLHEDFLHSLPESDQKRWVLGGLKPNSSSPLHTFVLARNWADAFLDKRAAGETNETGDSPHWYRDELAWLIFQSAMDAKQTTTAARPATDVIDVPVAKRLTGLVGSHSRIESGELSLHYHEFITRLRGYREDVVPRFRSLHQAKTECVESARQSMRLDEFKPRILSSFVRNRLLDEVYLPLIGDNLAKQMGTVGEDKRTDRMGLLLLISPPGYGKTTLMEYIASRLGLVFMKINGPAIGHGVTSLDPDEAPNAAAREEVMRLNLALEMGDNVMLYLDDIQHTHPELLQKFISLCDATRKIEGVRNGKTRTYDLRGRRVAVVMAGNPYTESGDRFQIPDMLSNRADVYNLGEIIGESADAFEMSYLENCLTSNVTLAPLSNASPSDARAIIAAAGRDSAEGIELEANFSMDQIRDMFEVTRKLLRVRDVVLRVNRAYIRSAAQADEYRTEPPFKLQGSYRNMNRIAERVAPVMNDAELQSLIISNYEQDAQTLTTDNEANVLKFKELMGILNPEEKQRWDAIKYAFVESVRMSGMDGEDQAAQVLRQLASMRDGLESIRQVIAKAIAMEDHSAEERMDSRVDTLRQTLLSMGELMSGRLESTATQLEAISRQQAASPPDQKILVQHKVPRVIADLVKGQFHLMQEWMRPLLEESIDNSRDLSRLQEQMDLMLKTFRDVEDSFQSPDE; from the coding sequence GTGGCTGAGGACGCTTCCCCCGAAGCGGCTTGGCTGCCCGGTGCTGCTGGTGACGGCGGATCGGAGGCAGGGATTTCGCAGGACGCCCCCGCTCAAATGTCCGGCGGCACCTACGAGGTCCTCCGCAACCGCCTTCGCACCGCCGCCGGTGATCTTCGCGATCGACTCGCCAAGCTGAACGAGGACCGCGGCGAAGTCTTCGGAAACATCGAAACGCGACTGCTCGCGACGCAGCGCGTGACCACCGAACACAACTGCGTCCCCCGAGACATCGTCTCGATCGGTGACGAGTTTCTGTTCGGATACAACGTCCAGTTCGGCTTGAAAACCGAGATCGAATTGGCCGATGTGTTCTCGATCTATCACATGGAATCCAATGAGTTCCATGAACGGCAGCTCAAACGAATCATGGACGATCGCTTCGTCAGCGATTTCCATGAACTGTATCGGTTCTACAAAGACACCACGTTCCTACGGTTCTTCGTGTCCGGCCCCATCCTGCACATGGTGTTTCGAGTCGGCAAAACCGCTCGCGATATCAAGTCCTTCAAATGGCGTCGCAGTTCCGAAGGATTGCAGTACATCGACAACCGCAGCGATCACGAAGTCCGCTTGCCCGATCAGCACGAATTTCGCTGGCTGCGGACGACGCGAGACATGCACCACTACGGTGAGCACCCGCACATCTCCATCGACGACCGCGTGTTTGTCGAAACGGTCGGCGGTGACCTGACGATCAAAGTTGAAAACAACACCAGCGTCGGCGAAGGCATCTACGCCGAACCAGTCGACAACTTTGATCAAAAACTCGACGACGCAGAAATCCATTATGCGATCGTCGGCCACTTGGTCTTGCTCAAGATCAAACCGTATCAAGAAAGCCAATTTCGCTACATCATCTTCAACGGGAAGATCAACCAAGCGATTCGGTTGGATGAGATCCAGCACGCCTGCGTGATGCTGCCGGGCGACCAAGGGCTGATCTTCCCCGGTGGCTACTACTTGCAATCCGGCGAGTTCAAACGTTTCGACCACGGCTTGGTCGACATGCGGTACGAACGCACGATCAACTCGCCCAACGGCGAAGACAGCCTGTATCTGTTTTCGAATGTCGAAGATGGAACTTACATCCAGCTGCGCTACAACCAGATCCGCCAATCCGTCGACACACCCCTGGTGTGTCACGGGCAAACGTTCTTCGAAGCCGGCGAAATGGTTTGCTTCAAAGGCCAGGACACCCCGCAAAAGCACCACGCGATCCAGCTTTGGCAAACGCCCTTCACCAGCGAAAACTACCTGCCCGACAACCAAACCGATTCGTTGCTGTTCAAGATCGGCAACAAGGACTTGGTTCGTGGGATGGCTGAATGCAGCGAACTGCTGCAACTGATCGAAAAGGACGACAGCTACAACGACCTGTACGTCGACCTGTCCAAGAAATCAGGCGACGTTCTGGACAGCTACTTCTGGATCGACAACGAAGAGACCCACCACCTCGCCGAGCCACTTCGCAAAATCCGCGAAACGGCGGGAGCGGCGATCGAAGAATACGAAAAAGTCGTTCGTGTTCGCCAAGCCACTGCCAAGCAAACTCGCCAGGCTCAGTCCGACACCAACGCGACGCTGAAAGAGATCGAGCGTTCTCGCTTCACTTCGATCGATCAATTTGTCGCCTCACTCGCAAAACTGCGAGTCCAGCGAGGCCGAGCGATCGCGCTGCGTGAACTGCGGTTTGTGGACGTCGCGATCGTTGAAGAACTCGAAACGATCACCGCCGAGCAATCGGATCGTCTCAGCCGTCGCTGCGTCGAATTCCTGCTCGATGAAAACGCCTTGCAACCCTATCGCGATCGAGTCGGCGAAGCGGAAACCCGCGTTCCCGAGATCAAAGGCGTCTCCCAGGCCAAAGCACTCGAATCGGAAATCGATCAATCCGCCGCCGATCTCGAACTGCTGACCGAAACGGTGAGCAACCTGCAAATCGACGACGCGACACAACGAACCACGATCATCGATTCCATCGGCGACGTCTTCGCCACGGTCAATCGTGTTCGCAGTGCGCTCAAAAATCGCAAGCAAGAACTGATCGGCGTCGAAGGCCGAGCGGAATTCGCGTCCCAGTTGAAGTTGCTCGAACAAACCACCACCGGCTACCTCGATGTTTGCGACACACCGACTCGCTGCGACGAGTACCTGACCAAAGTCATGGTCCAACTCGAAGAGTTGGAAGGCCGCTTTGCTGAATTCGATGAGTTCATCGAGACGCTCGCCTCTCGTCGCGAGGATGTCTACGGCGCCTTCGAATCGCGAAAAGTTTCTCTGGTCGAAAAACGCAACCGACGGGCCGAGGCTCTCAGTTCCGCCGCCGAACGGATTCTCAACGGGATCCAGCACCGCGTTTCGAATATGGAATCCATCGATCAAATCGCGGCGTACTTCGCTGGCGACTTGATGGTCGGCAAGATCCGCAGCCTGATCGGTGAACTCGACGAACTGGGCGATGCCGTTCGAGTCGGTGACTTGCAAAGCCGCCTCAAAACACTTCGCGAAGACGCGCTGCGGGGACTGAAAGATCGACAAGATCTTTACGAAGAGGGTGGCGATGTCATCCGCCTGGGCGAACGAAAATTCGCGGTCAACACTCAACCGCTGGACCTGACCACCGTCCTCCGCAGCAATGAACTCTGCCTGCATCTGACTGGCACGCAGTACTTTGACCCCATTGACGACGAACGACTGATCGCGGCACGTGACATTTGGAACCAGTCACTGATCAGCGAGAACTCGGACGTCTATCGCGCGGAATTCCTAGCGATGGATCTCTTCGAATCCGGCCAAGCGGAATCGATTCAGGACTTGGAATCGTTGACAGCGGCTTGGGTTGCCGAGCGGATGGCGGGGCGATTCGATGAGGGTTACGCCAAAGGCGTTCACGATGTGGACACTGCGATCATCTTGCGTGGACTGATGGAACTGGATCGTTCCGTCGGCCTGCTACGACACGCCCCTTCGCTTCGCACCGCGTCCCAACTGTGGTGGCAATGCTTTCTCGACACCAAGCAGCGCACGCAGATGAAGCACTGGATTGCGGGATTTGCCAAACTCGCGATCGCATTCCCTCTCGCTCAACCCGCCGTCGAGTTTCGTCAACACCTGACTGAACTGGCATCCGAACATCAATCCGAATGGATTGGACTGTTTGAAAGTGTGGTCACACCGGAACGGATCGCGGACTACCTGTTTGAGCAATTGACAAATGCACCAGATAGGATCGCCATCAGCGGCCAAGCTCATTCGTTGCACGAAGACTTCCTTCACTCCCTGCCTGAATCCGACCAGAAACGTTGGGTGCTCGGCGGGCTGAAACCCAACAGTTCTTCTCCCCTCCATACCTTTGTGCTGGCTCGCAACTGGGCCGATGCGTTTCTCGACAAACGTGCCGCCGGTGAAACCAACGAAACCGGCGACTCACCCCACTGGTATCGCGACGAATTGGCTTGGCTGATTTTCCAGTCCGCGATGGACGCCAAGCAAACGACCACCGCCGCTCGCCCAGCCACCGACGTCATCGACGTTCCGGTCGCGAAGCGGTTGACGGGTTTGGTCGGCAGCCACTCCCGAATCGAAAGCGGCGAACTGTCGCTGCACTACCACGAGTTCATCACCCGCCTGCGTGGGTACCGTGAGGATGTGGTGCCGCGATTCCGCTCGCTCCACCAAGCCAAAACCGAGTGCGTCGAGTCGGCTCGCCAATCGATGCGACTGGACGAATTCAAGCCTCGCATCCTCAGCAGTTTTGTCCGCAACCGATTGCTCGACGAAGTCTACTTGCCGCTGATCGGTGACAACCTCGCGAAACAGATGGGCACGGTTGGTGAAGACAAACGCACCGACCGAATGGGATTGTTGCTGCTGATCTCGCCTCCGGGTTACGGCAAAACGACGTTGATGGAATACATCGCCAGCCGGCTTGGTTTGGTGTTCATGAAAATCAACGGCCCCGCAATCGGTCATGGCGTGACCTCGCTGGATCCAGATGAAGCTCCCAATGCCGCCGCTCGCGAGGAGGTCATGCGTTTGAACTTGGCACTCGAGATGGGCGACAACGTGATGCTGTACCTGGATGACATCCAGCACACGCATCCGGAATTGCTGCAGAAGTTCATCTCGCTGTGCGATGCGACGCGAAAAATCGAAGGGGTTCGAAACGGCAAGACCCGAACATACGACCTGCGTGGCCGACGAGTCGCGGTGGTCATGGCGGGCAACCCGTACACCGAATCGGGCGATCGTTTCCAAATCCCGGACATGCTTTCCAACCGCGCCGACGTTTACAACTTGGGCGAAATCATTGGTGAGTCAGCGGATGCATTTGAGATGAGCTATCTCGAAAATTGCTTGACCAGCAATGTGACCTTGGCACCGCTTTCCAATGCGTCACCGTCCGACGCGCGCGCAATCATCGCCGCGGCTGGTCGAGATTCAGCCGAGGGCATCGAGCTGGAAGCCAATTTCAGCATGGACCAAATCCGTGACATGTTCGAAGTCACTCGCAAATTGTTGCGCGTCCGTGATGTGGTCCTGCGGGTCAACCGTGCCTACATCCGTTCAGCCGCTCAAGCCGATGAATACCGAACCGAGCCTCCGTTCAAGTTGCAGGGCAGTTACCGAAACATGAACCGGATCGCCGAACGCGTCGCTCCGGTGATGAACGATGCGGAACTGCAATCACTGATCATCAGCAACTACGAACAAGACGCTCAAACGCTGACGACGGACAATGAAGCCAACGTCCTGAAGTTCAAAGAGCTGATGGGGATTCTGAATCCAGAAGAGAAGCAACGCTGGGACGCAATCAAGTACGCATTTGTCGAAAGTGTCCGCATGTCGGGGATGGACGGCGAGGACCAAGCCGCTCAGGTACTGCGTCAATTGGCATCGATGCGAGATGGTCTGGAATCGATCCGGCAAGTCATCGCCAAAGCCATCGCGATGGAAGATCACTCGGCCGAAGAACGCATGGACTCTCGCGTCGATACACTGCGACAAACGCTGCTTTCGATGGGCGAATTGATGTCGGGTCGCTTGGAATCCACCGCCACTCAGCTGGAAGCCATCTCACGCCAACAAGCCGCTTCGCCGCCGGACCAAAAGATTCTCGTTCAACACAAAGTCCCACGGGTGATCGCCGACCTGGTCAAAGGTCAATTCCACCTGATGCAAGAATGGATGCGTCCGCTGCTGGAGGAATCGATCGACAACAGTCGCGACCTCAGCCGATTGCAGGAACAGATGGACCTGATGCTGAAGACCTTTCGCGACGTGGAAGATTCATTTCAGTCACCGGACGAATGA
- a CDS encoding L-threonylcarbamoyladenylate synthase: MNFNASHPKILPATPESIRLASQALRDGKLIGLPTETVYGLAARGDQSDSVAKIFAAKQRPATNPLILHVGDPSAVQALVVIDSEITRRRFEAASSLWPGPLTLVLPRSEAVLDCVTAGGSTVAVRVPAHPVALQLLREVSLPIAAPSANVSNYVSPTRPEHVIDGLEDSVEWVLDGGTCDVGLESTVLSIANPDAPPTILREGVLSVAKLESLLGETVVSAATTHSASSSVPTDTPAASPGMHRKHYSPRTPLRLVAEQHRHPFSRGPQDPKRVLRIHLRGPAKPLAGYADVWSLSPSGVPLEIANRLYDTLRRADAGEFDQIEVDQLVWNEWSPDCNPNLLAAISDRLCRAANQDDVPADH, encoded by the coding sequence ATGAATTTCAACGCATCCCATCCCAAGATCTTGCCTGCCACGCCGGAATCCATCCGACTGGCCAGCCAAGCCCTGCGCGATGGGAAGCTGATCGGATTGCCCACCGAAACCGTCTATGGCTTGGCCGCTCGCGGCGACCAATCCGATTCGGTCGCCAAAATTTTCGCGGCCAAGCAACGCCCGGCGACCAACCCCTTGATTTTGCACGTGGGGGATCCCAGCGCAGTCCAGGCGTTGGTCGTGATCGATTCTGAGATCACGCGTCGCCGTTTTGAAGCGGCCAGTTCCCTGTGGCCTGGTCCGCTGACACTGGTGTTGCCGCGATCCGAAGCGGTGCTCGACTGCGTCACCGCAGGGGGAAGCACCGTGGCCGTGCGGGTTCCCGCGCACCCGGTCGCTTTGCAATTGTTGCGTGAGGTCTCGCTTCCCATTGCGGCCCCCAGCGCCAACGTTTCCAACTACGTCAGCCCGACTCGTCCCGAACACGTGATCGATGGGCTGGAAGACTCCGTCGAGTGGGTGCTCGATGGTGGTACCTGCGATGTCGGCTTGGAATCCACGGTGCTGTCGATCGCCAATCCAGATGCTCCGCCGACAATCCTTCGCGAAGGCGTCCTTTCAGTCGCGAAACTTGAAAGCCTGCTGGGCGAAACGGTGGTCTCAGCCGCGACCACCCACTCAGCCTCTTCGAGTGTTCCAACTGACACGCCCGCCGCTTCTCCGGGGATGCATCGCAAACACTACTCGCCGAGAACGCCGTTGCGATTGGTAGCGGAACAGCATCGCCATCCATTCTCACGCGGTCCCCAGGATCCGAAGCGGGTCCTTCGCATTCACCTTCGGGGTCCAGCCAAACCGTTGGCGGGTTACGCCGATGTTTGGAGCCTGTCACCGTCCGGCGTTCCACTCGAGATTGCCAATCGTCTGTACGATACGCTGCGCCGTGCGGACGCGGGAGAGTTTGATCAGATTGAGGTCGATCAATTGGTCTGGAACGAGTGGAGTCCCGATTGCAATCCAAATTTGCTCGCCGCGATTTCAGATCGCCTGTGTCGTGCAGCCAATCAGGACGACGTTCCCGCGGATCACTGA
- a CDS encoding flotillin family protein yields the protein MLAALITDSVGLDALIIVVGGLFLIALVVALLFKSYYIKVGPDRAIVKSGAGGVRAVTGEGMLIIPLIQQYEFMDLTLKSFEIHRQGSEGLICRDNIRADIKVAFFVRVDKSPEEMKEVAQSIGAKRCSELETLRELFDAKFSEALKTVGKQFDFVDLYDQRDKFKEEILKVIGTDLNGYRLDDAAIDYLEQTPLDMLSPTNILDAEGIKKITELTSTEKVKENQFTRDKEKTLKKQDVEAEETILELERQRVEAVEKQKREIAEITSREQASAAKVREEQRLESERARIQTEEEIGIAEENKSRQILVAMRNKEKTDAVELERVNRDRDLEATDRMRVVGVAEVEKEKAIEIEKRNIQEVIRERVAVERAVVEEQERIKDTEEHAKAERQKTVQITAAQMKAEEELIRQTKLAQAEKESSELLAEKVRIEAEAKRDAAEKETAATKMLAEAEVAQSAAAGLAEAQVQEAKAISLEKEGLAEAKVSREKYTAEATGITEKAEAMKKLDGVGKDHEEFKLKLEKEKFVEVAAIEAQRGIAESQASVIGEALQAARIDIVGGDGEFFEQITSAVKGGKAIDRFVYNSQVATDIKNTFFDGNADYFRDQVKELIAQFGLDTDGVKDLSIAALIAKLMGMSSTDDVRTQLTSLLSMAGTANVADQKVSRLLTSEPATVPAKKVSPNGKKA from the coding sequence ATGCTGGCTGCTCTCATCACCGATTCCGTCGGTTTAGACGCTTTGATCATCGTCGTCGGAGGACTGTTCCTCATCGCCTTGGTCGTCGCTCTGCTATTCAAGAGCTACTACATCAAGGTCGGCCCCGATCGAGCGATCGTGAAATCGGGTGCGGGCGGCGTCCGAGCCGTGACCGGCGAGGGCATGCTGATCATCCCGCTGATCCAGCAATATGAATTCATGGACCTCACGCTGAAAAGCTTTGAGATCCATCGCCAAGGCAGCGAAGGTTTGATCTGCCGCGACAACATTCGCGCGGACATCAAAGTCGCGTTCTTTGTGCGTGTCGACAAAAGCCCCGAGGAAATGAAAGAGGTCGCTCAGTCGATCGGTGCCAAACGCTGTAGCGAACTGGAAACACTGCGAGAACTGTTCGACGCGAAATTCAGTGAAGCCCTGAAGACGGTCGGCAAACAATTTGACTTCGTCGATCTGTATGACCAACGCGACAAGTTCAAAGAAGAAATCCTCAAAGTCATCGGCACCGACCTGAACGGTTACCGACTCGACGATGCCGCGATCGATTACCTGGAACAAACCCCGTTGGACATGCTCAGTCCAACCAACATCCTCGACGCCGAGGGCATCAAGAAGATCACCGAACTGACCTCGACGGAAAAGGTCAAGGAAAACCAGTTCACCCGTGACAAAGAAAAGACGCTCAAGAAGCAGGACGTCGAAGCCGAAGAAACGATCCTCGAACTGGAACGTCAACGCGTCGAAGCGGTCGAAAAACAAAAACGCGAAATCGCGGAAATCACTTCGCGTGAACAAGCCTCCGCCGCCAAGGTTCGCGAAGAGCAACGACTGGAATCAGAACGAGCCCGGATCCAAACCGAAGAAGAAATCGGGATCGCCGAAGAGAACAAATCTCGTCAGATCCTGGTCGCGATGCGGAACAAGGAAAAGACGGACGCGGTCGAACTGGAACGCGTCAATCGCGATCGCGACTTGGAAGCCACCGATCGCATGCGTGTCGTGGGCGTCGCCGAAGTCGAAAAAGAAAAGGCGATCGAAATCGAGAAACGCAACATTCAAGAAGTGATTCGAGAACGTGTCGCGGTCGAACGAGCCGTGGTCGAAGAACAAGAACGAATCAAGGACACCGAAGAACACGCCAAGGCCGAGCGTCAAAAAACCGTTCAGATCACGGCCGCACAAATGAAGGCGGAAGAAGAACTGATTCGCCAAACCAAGCTGGCCCAAGCGGAAAAAGAAAGCAGCGAGTTGCTGGCTGAAAAAGTCCGCATCGAAGCCGAAGCCAAACGCGACGCGGCCGAAAAAGAAACCGCTGCGACCAAAATGCTGGCCGAAGCCGAAGTCGCTCAATCCGCTGCCGCTGGCTTGGCCGAAGCTCAGGTCCAAGAAGCCAAAGCCATTTCGCTGGAAAAAGAAGGCCTGGCCGAAGCCAAGGTTTCTCGCGAAAAATACACCGCCGAAGCGACCGGGATCACCGAGAAAGCCGAAGCGATGAAGAAACTCGATGGCGTCGGCAAAGACCACGAAGAGTTCAAACTCAAACTCGAGAAAGAAAAGTTCGTCGAAGTCGCAGCGATCGAAGCCCAACGCGGAATTGCCGAAAGCCAAGCGAGTGTCATCGGCGAAGCCCTGCAGGCGGCTCGAATCGACATTGTCGGTGGCGATGGAGAATTCTTCGAACAGATCACTTCCGCGGTCAAAGGCGGCAAAGCGATCGATCGATTTGTCTACAACAGCCAAGTCGCGACCGACATCAAGAACACGTTCTTCGACGGCAACGCGGATTACTTCCGCGACCAAGTCAAAGAACTGATCGCTCAGTTCGGCTTGGACACCGACGGCGTCAAGGACCTCTCCATCGCGGCGTTGATCGCCAAGCTGATGGGGATGTCCAGCACCGACGATGTTCGGACGCAGTTGACCAGCCTGCTCAGCATGGCGGGAACCGCCAACGTCGCCGATCAAAAGGTCAGTCGCTTGCTCACGTCCGAGCCTGCGACCGTCCCGGCGAAGAAGGTCTCTCCTAACGGGAAGAAGGCCTGA
- a CDS encoding citrate synthase, whose translation MSSSSSLEIQRADTVRVQFGDTNLELPLLEGSEGEQAIDVSRLRADTGVITLDDGFVNTGSTRSAITFLDGEKGILRYRGYPIEELAKSCDFVEVAYLLIFGDLPSKDEIETFRSGIREHTMIHEDMRSFYNGFPRDAHPMAILSSVVGALSTFYQDSMDLNDPRQVEISMYRLIAKLPTIAAYSYKKSMGQPFMYPKNELDYCENFLYMMFATPTSDYLVDPDFAEALNLLFIVHADHEQNCSTSTVRMVGSSNANLFASISAGIGALWGPLHGGANEACVNMLEQIAADGGNVQKYVDMAKDKTNDFRIMGFGHRVYKNSDPRATIIRASCDKLLAKLNLDDPLFEVAQKLEEVALKDEYFIERKLYPNVDFYSGVIYRALGIPIQMFTVLFAIGRLPGWLAHWREMHSNPASRINRPRQIYTGATERAVVPVDQR comes from the coding sequence ATGAGCTCCTCCTCCAGTTTGGAAATTCAACGAGCCGACACTGTCCGAGTCCAATTCGGGGACACCAACCTGGAGTTGCCTTTGTTGGAAGGTTCCGAAGGTGAACAGGCGATAGATGTCAGTCGTCTGCGTGCCGACACCGGCGTGATCACCTTGGACGATGGGTTCGTCAACACCGGTAGCACCCGCAGTGCCATCACGTTTTTGGACGGTGAAAAGGGCATCCTGCGTTATCGCGGTTATCCGATCGAGGAACTGGCCAAGAGTTGCGACTTCGTCGAGGTCGCTTACCTGCTGATCTTTGGCGATTTGCCCAGCAAGGACGAAATTGAAACGTTCCGTTCGGGCATTCGTGAACACACGATGATTCACGAGGACATGCGGTCGTTTTACAACGGCTTCCCTCGGGATGCTCACCCGATGGCGATCCTCAGCAGTGTGGTGGGAGCGTTGTCGACGTTCTACCAGGACTCGATGGATCTGAATGACCCTCGCCAGGTCGAGATTTCGATGTATCGATTGATCGCGAAATTGCCCACGATTGCAGCTTACAGCTACAAAAAATCGATGGGCCAACCGTTCATGTACCCCAAGAACGAGTTGGATTATTGCGAGAATTTCTTGTACATGATGTTCGCGACGCCGACCTCGGATTACCTGGTCGATCCTGATTTCGCGGAAGCACTGAACTTGCTGTTCATCGTGCACGCCGATCACGAGCAGAACTGCAGCACCTCGACCGTTCGCATGGTCGGCAGCAGCAACGCCAACCTGTTCGCCTCGATCTCGGCCGGCATCGGTGCCTTGTGGGGGCCGCTGCATGGTGGAGCCAACGAAGCCTGTGTCAACATGCTGGAGCAAATCGCAGCGGATGGCGGCAACGTTCAGAAATACGTCGACATGGCGAAAGACAAAACGAACGACTTCCGCATCATGGGCTTTGGTCACCGCGTTTACAAAAACTCGGATCCCCGAGCGACCATCATCCGCGCCAGTTGTGACAAATTGCTGGCCAAGTTGAATCTGGATGACCCCTTGTTCGAGGTCGCTCAGAAATTGGAAGAAGTGGCGCTCAAAGACGAGTACTTCATCGAGCGGAAGCTTTACCCGAACGTTGATTTCTATTCGGGCGTGATTTACCGAGCGCTCGGGATTCCGATCCAGATGTTCACCGTTCTGTTCGCGATCGGTCGACTTCCCGGTTGGTTGGCTCATTGGCGTGAAATGCACTCCAACCCAGCCTCGCGAATCAACCGCCCGCGTCAGATCTACACGGGTGCGACCGAGCGAGCGGTGGTGCCCGTCGACCAACGCTGA